In a single window of the Terriglobus roseus genome:
- a CDS encoding porin family protein, whose translation MLASAVFPGHVSGQASSTTASRSADLQIGGSYTGASAGYDSSFFYGPERLYGYGGYASLDFKYHYGVEVNIRQLNSSASDHVYERTYEFGGRYVRHYGRFAPYARVSYGRGVFNFRNDAANLAYNLYAFAGGVDVNVVPSINVRGDFDYQKWMGFPAGLSPKVVSVGVAYHFH comes from the coding sequence ATGCTCGCGTCAGCGGTCTTCCCCGGTCATGTGAGTGGGCAGGCCTCCTCCACCACCGCCAGCCGTTCCGCCGACCTGCAAATCGGTGGAAGCTACACCGGCGCGTCCGCCGGCTATGACTCATCTTTCTTTTATGGACCGGAGAGACTATACGGCTACGGTGGCTATGCTTCACTCGATTTCAAGTACCACTACGGCGTTGAAGTGAATATTCGCCAGTTGAACTCGAGCGCGAGCGACCATGTGTACGAACGCACCTACGAGTTTGGCGGCCGGTATGTGCGGCACTACGGTCGCTTCGCACCATACGCCCGTGTCAGCTACGGTCGCGGCGTCTTCAATTTTCGCAACGATGCAGCCAATCTGGCCTATAACCTCTACGCCTTTGCGGGCGGAGTCGATGTGAATGTAGTCCCGTCCATCAACGTTCGCGGCGACTTCGACTATCAGAAGTGGATGGGCTTCCCGGCGGGGCTGAGTCCGAAGGTGGTCTCTGTGGGTGTGGCCTACCACTTCCACTAA